A single region of the Niveibacterium umoris genome encodes:
- a CDS encoding MBL fold metallo-hydrolase yields MSFVTAQGQGVFAIDSGYVRPMLDAIHLVVSDDGRAALVDTGTVHAVPRVLDALAVQGLAPESVDWICLTHVHLDHAGGAGALARVLPKAKVAVHARGSRHMADPSKLWAGTVAVYGQANAEALYGELVAVPEARIVEVGEGDSVRFGSRVFDVLDTPGHAKHHVCYHDPASNGIFTGDTFGLTYREMDGADGRANIFATTTPVHFDPAALHDSIDRLLALQPACIYPTHYSRSADVPRLGATLHRLIDAHVQACDGIDPTAADAHAVLVKRLEAIALAEAASAAWGVQGEAALQLLEGDLDLNAQGLLVWLQTRAQ; encoded by the coding sequence ATGTCTTTCGTGACTGCGCAGGGGCAGGGGGTGTTCGCGATCGATTCGGGCTATGTGCGGCCGATGCTCGATGCGATTCACCTGGTCGTGTCCGATGACGGGCGTGCCGCGCTCGTCGACACCGGCACCGTCCATGCCGTGCCGCGCGTGCTCGATGCGCTGGCGGTGCAAGGCCTGGCGCCGGAGTCGGTCGACTGGATCTGCCTCACGCATGTGCATCTGGACCATGCGGGCGGCGCTGGTGCGCTGGCGCGTGTGCTGCCCAAGGCCAAGGTGGCGGTGCATGCGCGCGGCTCGCGCCACATGGCGGATCCGTCCAAGCTCTGGGCAGGTACCGTTGCGGTCTATGGCCAGGCCAACGCCGAGGCCTTGTATGGCGAACTGGTCGCGGTGCCCGAGGCGCGCATCGTCGAGGTGGGCGAGGGCGACTCGGTGCGTTTCGGTTCGCGGGTGTTCGATGTGCTCGACACGCCGGGCCATGCGAAACACCACGTCTGCTACCACGACCCGGCGAGCAACGGCATCTTCACCGGTGACACCTTCGGCCTGACCTATCGCGAGATGGATGGTGCCGACGGTCGCGCCAATATCTTCGCCACCACCACGCCTGTGCATTTCGACCCGGCCGCGCTGCACGACTCGATCGATCGCCTGCTCGCCTTGCAGCCCGCCTGCATCTACCCCACGCATTACAGCCGCAGCGCCGATGTGCCGCGGCTCGGTGCGACGCTGCACCGGTTGATTGATGCCCATGTACAGGCCTGCGACGGCATCGACCCAACCGCTGCCGATGCCCATGCAGTGCTGGTGAAGCGGCTTGAAGCGATCGCGCTGGCCGAGGCTGCCTCGGCCGCATGGGGCGTGCAGGGTGAAGCGGCGCTGCAGTTGCTCGAAGGCGATCTCGATCTCAACGCGCAGGGGCTGCTGGTATGGCTGCAGACGCGAGCGCAATGA
- a CDS encoding tRNA threonylcarbamoyladenosine dehydratase, giving the protein MAADASAMKTDAPLPQTEAPDLDRRFGGVARLYGDEGRARLAAAHVCVIGVGGVGTWAVEALARSAVGAITLIDLDVIAESNTNRQLHALDPDWGMAKVEAMARRIRAINPQCRVTPIDDFVTANNLPALIHGFDAVLDAIDSVRVKTALAAHCVAQRLPLVICGAAGGQIDPTRVAVEDLSRTVQDPLLAKVRGNLRKQYGFTRDPKKKFGIRAVYSTEPLRYPDTACAPDAGASQGLNCAGFGSSVCVTASFGFFAAAEVINAIALPRT; this is encoded by the coding sequence ATGGCTGCAGACGCGAGCGCAATGAAGACCGACGCCCCGTTGCCGCAGACCGAAGCGCCGGATCTGGATCGCCGCTTCGGCGGTGTTGCGCGTTTGTACGGCGACGAGGGGCGTGCGCGCCTCGCCGCGGCCCATGTGTGCGTGATCGGCGTTGGCGGTGTGGGCACCTGGGCGGTGGAAGCGCTGGCGCGCAGCGCGGTCGGCGCGATCACGCTGATCGACCTGGATGTGATTGCCGAATCCAACACCAACCGCCAACTGCACGCGCTCGATCCGGACTGGGGCATGGCCAAGGTCGAGGCGATGGCGCGGCGTATCCGTGCGATCAACCCGCAATGCCGGGTAACGCCGATCGACGACTTCGTAACCGCAAACAACCTGCCGGCACTGATCCATGGTTTTGACGCCGTGCTGGACGCGATCGACAGCGTGCGGGTGAAGACCGCGCTGGCCGCCCATTGCGTGGCGCAGCGGCTACCGCTGGTGATCTGCGGCGCCGCCGGCGGCCAGATCGATCCGACCCGCGTGGCGGTGGAAGACCTTTCCCGCACCGTGCAGGACCCGTTGCTCGCCAAGGTGCGCGGCAACCTGCGCAAGCAGTACGGTTTTACGCGCGACCCGAAGAAGAAGTTCGGCATCCGCGCGGTGTATTCGACCGAGCCCTTGCGTTACCCCGACACCGCCTGCGCGCCCGACGCCGGCGCGTCGCAGGGCCTCAACTGTGCCGGTTTCGGCTCAAGCGTCTGCGTGACCGCCAGTTTCGGTTTCTTCGCGGCAGCAGAAGTCATCAACGCCATTGCCTTGCCGCGGACCTGA
- a CDS encoding sirohydrochlorin chelatase: MNTAILLFAHGARDPDWARPLEKLAAAVRALRPGVAVHPCFLEFMNPDLPGAIAAAVAEGAHRIEVVPVFLAAGGHVKRDLPAMLDAARIAHPGVTIVLASVLGEAESVIAAMAAHVVGLAG; the protein is encoded by the coding sequence ATGAATACCGCGATCCTGCTGTTTGCCCACGGCGCCCGCGATCCGGACTGGGCGCGTCCGCTCGAAAAGCTTGCCGCCGCCGTGCGTGCCCTGCGCCCTGGGGTGGCGGTGCATCCCTGCTTTCTTGAATTCATGAACCCGGATCTGCCTGGCGCCATCGCCGCGGCGGTGGCCGAAGGCGCGCACCGTATCGAGGTGGTGCCGGTCTTCCTCGCCGCCGGCGGCCATGTGAAGCGGGACTTGCCCGCCATGCTCGACGCCGCGCGGATCGCGCATCCGGGTGTCACGATCGTGCTTGCCAGCGTGCTGGGCGAGGCGGAATCGGTGATTGCTGCAATGGCAGCGCACGTCGTCGGCCTCGCCGGCTGA
- a CDS encoding PAS domain S-box protein: MQKNGGLIPSAATRRSLMPAFLLALVAASLGIALSVWIWRASVESERTAFEQAFHATAQEVITRMDTDVQGAIGLGRAMAAAIRLHPELSQENWNTLLQDVRVARFEPPLAALMLVELATPEAPDMQVRVSTLVAPDAARMTLGDPWVLRLAQEGAARALRADDVAVGSGGDGRPDGASLLVLAVPVSRTAVLLLFVDARQWLISRAALLSEDAAVRAVELSDAGAGRTIASSAGYPADAEVTEVGVFTQGTQRWAFEVASLSAPPTYLARVNLLFPGVVVSLLLAAVLFTLLARKRLADRVVARVRRDLADSLRRFELAIAASQDGIWEYLPDRRACRLSPQAAQFLGLADGAEFIPPSALLRRVAREDRHALLSALRRSIVKGDALDLECRIRNGAEPRWLRVRANPAAGGAGATVIGALSDISLHKRMAERLKRQQDFLAQVLDVLPVPIIVKDRGGAIHFVNAAFERTLQVTRSAIIGRLTGDIASSVLAARLGELESSLQGLGDTRETRLWIDLPGARRHMRVSRSLFAGPEGGEMLVGSYIDITDEAEATRRQVAFRDYLQRLIDTMPHAFFVKDAHSRFVMVNPAFCELYELPATAVLGKSPREIYDDAAVADAQLAGDRLVLQGGAIRDEELRFRTRGGTQRVTRVHKVSCVDPDGHALITGVVTDVSDLVAAQEGQREVIERLDSLYRNAPFGLALVDEVGRVLQANPTFCKLFGFDEAQLKFRNVDTLSPPDLRRDHRGRFAALLATGRLAPFETRYLDSGGREIDVRVAGAAVAGNSAGYRFAWGIVEDISARVATERALAASEHRWQFALDGAGDGVWDWDVAGGRIFFSTRWKAMLGYAEEEIGDTLDEFTRRLHPDDLHATMEEAQAHIEGRTPMFSREVRMRCKDGRWKWILDRGKVVERDEHGTALRLIGTHSDISRSKEAEAALQRSAALLAAISNLQEAYIRAPESCDAFAGLLRDVLAITASDSGFIGEVQASAEGPMLHALAVAQRGADAALGDPAQDATLGELGSIVGEALRTGELVIENDPARAAAHAGWPAGLPRPQHVLCLPVRYGGQLLGMIGVADREAGYDHAMCSEFDPLLRTFGEIISARRSELARRSAETELAQHRDRLAELVRDQTADLIAAKEVAEAASEAKGMFLANMSHELRTPLHAVISFARLGETKVGRAAEDRLREYFQRISSSGERLLALLNDLLDLAKLEAGRMQIDTRACDLAELVGDALQEFEAWFAAKRLQVGLDVEVRPARAWADPVRFGQVLRNLLSNATKFTAEGHAITLTVAAAHLHGSGGAEVAAIEVRVSDQGVGIPEDELETVFDKFVQSSKTHTGAGGTGLGLAICREIIAAHGGVIFARNNPAGGACFVVRLPAVEELEQE; this comes from the coding sequence ATGCAGAAAAACGGGGGACTGATTCCGAGCGCGGCGACGCGGCGCTCGCTGATGCCCGCTTTCCTGCTCGCCCTCGTCGCCGCATCGCTCGGCATCGCCCTCAGCGTGTGGATCTGGCGCGCCAGCGTCGAGAGCGAACGCACGGCGTTCGAGCAGGCCTTTCATGCCACCGCACAGGAAGTGATCACGCGCATGGATACCGACGTCCAGGGCGCGATCGGGCTCGGGCGTGCCATGGCGGCCGCGATACGGCTGCATCCGGAGCTCTCGCAAGAGAACTGGAACACACTCCTGCAGGACGTGCGGGTGGCGCGTTTCGAGCCGCCGCTCGCGGCGCTCATGCTGGTCGAACTGGCGACCCCCGAAGCGCCGGACATGCAGGTGCGGGTCAGCACGCTGGTGGCGCCGGACGCCGCGCGAATGACGCTGGGCGACCCGTGGGTGCTGCGCCTGGCGCAAGAGGGGGCGGCGCGTGCGCTGCGGGCCGACGACGTCGCGGTGGGCAGTGGTGGCGATGGTCGCCCTGACGGTGCCTCCTTGCTGGTACTGGCGGTGCCGGTTTCGCGCACGGCGGTGCTGTTGTTGTTCGTTGACGCGCGCCAATGGTTGATTTCGCGCGCGGCGCTGTTGTCCGAAGATGCCGCGGTGCGCGCGGTGGAACTCTCCGACGCCGGGGCGGGCCGCACCATCGCGAGCTCGGCGGGCTACCCTGCCGACGCAGAGGTGACCGAGGTCGGCGTGTTCACGCAGGGTACCCAGCGCTGGGCCTTCGAGGTGGCGTCGCTGAGCGCGCCGCCCACTTACCTTGCACGCGTCAACCTGCTTTTCCCGGGGGTCGTCGTCAGCCTCCTGCTCGCAGCAGTGCTGTTCACGCTGCTGGCGCGCAAACGCCTGGCCGACCGCGTGGTGGCGCGGGTGCGGCGCGACCTGGCCGACAGCCTGCGGCGTTTCGAGCTCGCGATTGCCGCCAGTCAGGACGGCATCTGGGAATACCTGCCGGATCGACGCGCCTGCCGCCTGTCGCCGCAGGCTGCACAGTTTCTCGGCCTTGCCGATGGTGCCGAGTTCATTCCGCCCTCGGCCCTGTTGCGCCGCGTCGCACGGGAAGATCGCCATGCCCTGTTGTCGGCGTTGCGACGCAGCATCGTCAAGGGAGATGCGCTGGATCTGGAATGCCGCATCCGCAACGGCGCGGAGCCTCGCTGGTTGCGCGTCCGCGCCAATCCCGCCGCGGGCGGCGCCGGTGCAACGGTGATCGGGGCCCTGTCCGACATCAGCCTGCACAAGCGCATGGCCGAGCGGCTCAAACGTCAGCAGGACTTCCTCGCGCAGGTCCTCGATGTGCTGCCGGTGCCAATCATCGTGAAGGATCGCGGCGGTGCGATCCATTTCGTGAACGCGGCCTTCGAACGCACCCTCCAGGTAACGCGCAGCGCGATCATCGGCCGGCTCACGGGCGACATCGCCAGCAGCGTGCTCGCGGCGCGCCTTGGCGAACTCGAGTCCAGCCTGCAAGGCCTGGGCGACACCCGCGAGACACGCTTGTGGATCGACCTGCCCGGTGCGCGGCGCCACATGCGTGTATCGCGCAGCCTGTTCGCCGGCCCCGAGGGGGGCGAGATGCTGGTCGGCAGCTACATCGACATCACCGACGAAGCCGAAGCGACAAGACGCCAGGTCGCGTTCCGCGACTACCTGCAGCGGCTCATCGACACGATGCCGCACGCCTTCTTCGTCAAGGACGCCCACTCGCGCTTCGTGATGGTCAACCCGGCGTTCTGCGAGCTCTACGAGCTACCTGCCACCGCAGTCCTAGGCAAGTCGCCGCGCGAGATCTATGACGATGCCGCGGTGGCCGACGCGCAACTCGCCGGCGATCGGCTCGTCTTGCAGGGCGGGGCCATCCGCGACGAGGAACTGCGTTTTCGCACGCGTGGCGGTACCCAGCGCGTGACGCGGGTGCACAAGGTGAGTTGCGTCGACCCGGACGGCCACGCACTGATCACCGGTGTCGTCACCGATGTGAGCGATCTGGTGGCCGCGCAGGAAGGTCAGCGTGAGGTGATCGAGCGGCTCGATTCGCTGTATCGCAACGCGCCCTTCGGCCTTGCCCTGGTCGACGAGGTGGGGCGGGTGCTGCAGGCCAACCCGACCTTCTGCAAGTTGTTCGGATTCGACGAGGCGCAGCTGAAGTTTCGCAACGTCGACACCCTCAGCCCGCCCGACCTGCGACGCGACCACCGCGGGCGCTTTGCGGCCCTGCTCGCAACCGGGCGACTCGCGCCCTTCGAGACGCGCTACCTCGACTCGGGGGGGAGGGAGATCGATGTGCGCGTTGCCGGTGCGGCGGTCGCTGGCAACAGCGCGGGCTATCGCTTCGCCTGGGGCATCGTCGAGGATATCAGCGCACGCGTTGCGACCGAGCGGGCACTCGCAGCCTCCGAGCACCGCTGGCAATTCGCACTGGACGGAGCGGGCGACGGCGTGTGGGATTGGGATGTCGCGGGCGGACGTATCTTCTTCTCCACGCGCTGGAAGGCGATGCTCGGCTACGCCGAAGAGGAAATCGGCGACACCTTGGACGAGTTCACTCGCCGCCTTCATCCGGACGACCTGCACGCCACGATGGAAGAGGCGCAGGCGCACATCGAAGGGCGCACGCCGATGTTCTCGCGTGAAGTGCGGATGCGCTGCAAGGACGGTCGCTGGAAGTGGATTCTTGACCGCGGCAAGGTGGTCGAACGCGACGAACACGGTACTGCCTTGCGTCTGATCGGCACCCACAGCGATATCTCGCGCAGCAAGGAAGCCGAGGCGGCCCTGCAGCGCAGCGCCGCCCTGCTGGCGGCAATCAGCAACCTGCAGGAAGCCTATATCCGCGCACCGGAGAGCTGCGATGCGTTTGCCGGGTTGTTGCGCGATGTACTGGCGATCACGGCAAGCGATTCCGGCTTCATCGGCGAGGTGCAGGCCAGCGCCGAGGGCCCGATGCTGCATGCGCTCGCCGTTGCGCAACGCGGGGCAGACGCCGCTCTGGGCGACCCCGCGCAAGATGCGACGCTGGGCGAGCTTGGCAGCATCGTGGGTGAGGCCCTGCGTACAGGCGAGCTTGTCATCGAGAACGATCCGGCGCGCGCGGCCGCGCATGCGGGGTGGCCCGCCGGGTTGCCGCGTCCGCAGCATGTACTGTGTCTGCCGGTACGGTATGGCGGCCAGTTGCTGGGCATGATCGGTGTCGCCGATCGCGAGGCGGGCTACGACCACGCCATGTGCAGCGAGTTCGATCCGCTCTTGCGCACCTTCGGCGAGATCATCAGCGCGCGCCGCAGCGAGCTCGCGCGGCGCAGCGCCGAGACCGAGCTGGCCCAGCACCGCGACCGCCTTGCCGAACTGGTGCGCGACCAGACCGCCGACCTCATCGCCGCCAAGGAAGTCGCCGAGGCCGCCAGCGAAGCCAAGGGCATGTTCCTCGCCAACATGAGTCATGAGTTGCGGACGCCGCTGCATGCGGTGATCTCGTTCGCCCGCCTGGGCGAGACCAAGGTCGGGCGCGCGGCGGAGGACCGGCTGCGCGAGTACTTCCAGCGGATTTCGTCGAGCGGCGAGCGCCTGCTGGCCCTGCTCAATGACCTGCTCGATCTGGCCAAGCTCGAAGCGGGGCGCATGCAGATCGACACCCGCGCGTGCGACCTGGCGGAACTGGTCGGCGATGCCCTGCAGGAATTCGAAGCCTGGTTTGCCGCCAAGCGTCTGCAGGTCGGGCTGGACGTCGAAGTGCGACCTGCCCGCGCGTGGGCCGACCCGGTGCGGTTCGGCCAGGTGCTGCGCAACCTGCTGTCCAACGCCACGAAATTCACCGCGGAAGGGCACGCGATCACGCTCACCGTTGCCGCCGCGCATCTGCATGGCAGCGGCGGCGCCGAGGTCGCGGCGATCGAGGTGCGCGTCAGCGACCAGGGGGTCGGCATTCCGGAAGACGAACTCGAGACGGTGTTCGACAAGTTCGTCCAGAGCAGCAAGACACACACCGGCGCGGGCGGAACGGGGCTCGGGCTGGCGATCTGCCGCGAGATCATCGCCGCCCACGGCGGTGTGATCTTCGCGCGCAACAACCCGGCGGGCGGCGCATGTTTCGTCGTGCGACTGCCAGCCGTCGAAGAACTGGAACAGGAGTAG
- a CDS encoding response regulator: protein MARARILVVDDEPFNLEIICDYLEDCDYEIETTQSGVEALARLEDAARHYDVLVLDRMMPVISGMEVLQRVKQHERLKAIPVIMQTAAATPDQVREGLAAGAHYYLTKPFECDSLRAVIRTALDDQRRRAELADRIHEHRVAMQMVERAEFSVRTLEEAAAVATTAALVCGRAEAVAMGLAELLVNGVEHGNLGIDFSAKGALKESGTWAEEVQRRLELDENRDKRVRLVVVREGERWHFHVRDDGPGFDWQRFIELDPSRAFAPNGRGIVLAKQIAFEEVRYAGSGNEVHAWTRDEEGGRA, encoded by the coding sequence ATGGCACGGGCCCGAATACTGGTCGTCGACGATGAACCCTTCAATCTCGAGATCATCTGCGACTATCTCGAAGACTGCGACTACGAAATCGAAACCACCCAGAGCGGGGTCGAGGCGCTCGCGCGGCTCGAAGACGCGGCTCGGCATTACGACGTGCTGGTGCTGGACCGGATGATGCCGGTCATCAGCGGCATGGAGGTGCTGCAACGGGTCAAGCAGCACGAACGCCTCAAGGCGATCCCGGTGATCATGCAGACGGCGGCGGCCACGCCTGATCAGGTGCGCGAGGGGCTGGCGGCCGGCGCCCATTACTACCTGACCAAACCTTTCGAGTGCGATTCCTTGCGTGCGGTGATCCGCACCGCGCTGGATGACCAGCGCCGTCGTGCCGAACTGGCCGACCGCATTCACGAGCATCGGGTGGCGATGCAGATGGTGGAGCGCGCCGAGTTCTCGGTCCGCACACTGGAGGAGGCGGCGGCGGTGGCGACTACCGCGGCGCTGGTGTGCGGGCGGGCCGAGGCGGTGGCGATGGGCCTCGCGGAACTGCTGGTCAATGGTGTGGAGCACGGCAACCTGGGGATCGACTTCAGCGCCAAGGGCGCCCTGAAAGAGTCCGGCACCTGGGCGGAAGAAGTGCAGCGCCGGCTCGAACTCGATGAGAACCGCGACAAGCGGGTTCGCTTGGTGGTGGTGCGCGAGGGCGAACGCTGGCACTTCCATGTGCGTGACGACGGCCCCGGCTTCGATTGGCAGCGCTTCATCGAACTCGACCCTTCCCGCGCCTTTGCGCCGAACGGGCGCGGCATCGTGCTGGCCAAGCAGATCGCCTTCGAGGAGGTGCGCTACGCCGGTAGCGGCAACGAAGTCCATGCCTGGACCCGTGACGAGGAAGGGGGGCGCGCATGA
- a CDS encoding SpoIIE family protein phosphatase, whose translation MSETTSGADRAYRVMVADDTAANRTLVRAYLSRLGFEVLVAENGEQAVEIFERELPDIVLMDVMMPVMDGLEATRRLRAGSGRAVPIVMLSALGSEGDVVGGLDAGADDYLVKPLSYQIFAAKMRTVARTLSLQRQTEAANAEVRAISQAMSDGLVVFDTEGRVSTVNPALCDMLGRREAELIGTPVFDLFLPPGDRLLRTAVTASESGFEQRRPREVAARGADGNAIPLEFVMSTMSSTNGVTYLAVLRNIAERKQAERELAAYTLELKHYHDEAERENELALEILERQIRRGGLDATQVAHRVVPAQRFSGDIVIAQRAPDGRIFALLADATGHGLGAAVSVLPAVSEFYRVVASSPTPGELVVQLNSVLQESLPIGRFVAASLVCIDTIQRLAHVWVGGTPDVLKVGADGRVVERFSSTALPLGIDTLSPEDAQCAVCTMEPGSQMLIFSDGLLEAVGESGAHFGYEGIEAALRESAPDARLAALERDIARHCGGQSPHDDVSMMLIGVED comes from the coding sequence ATGAGCGAAACAACGTCCGGCGCGGATCGCGCCTATCGCGTCATGGTCGCCGACGACACCGCGGCCAATCGCACGCTGGTGCGTGCCTACCTCAGCCGCCTCGGCTTCGAGGTGCTGGTGGCTGAGAATGGCGAACAGGCGGTCGAGATCTTCGAACGCGAGTTGCCGGACATCGTGCTGATGGACGTGATGATGCCGGTGATGGATGGCCTTGAGGCAACGCGGCGGCTGCGTGCCGGCAGCGGGCGCGCGGTGCCGATCGTGATGCTGTCGGCACTGGGTTCGGAAGGCGATGTCGTTGGCGGGCTCGACGCGGGGGCGGATGACTACCTGGTCAAACCACTCTCGTACCAGATCTTCGCCGCCAAGATGCGCACCGTCGCCCGAACGCTGAGCCTGCAGCGGCAGACCGAGGCAGCCAACGCCGAGGTGCGCGCCATTTCGCAAGCCATGAGCGACGGGCTCGTTGTTTTCGACACGGAAGGTCGGGTGTCGACGGTCAACCCGGCGCTGTGCGACATGCTCGGGCGCCGGGAAGCGGAGTTGATCGGCACACCGGTTTTCGACCTCTTCCTGCCGCCTGGCGATCGTCTGCTGCGCACGGCTGTCACTGCGAGCGAAAGCGGCTTCGAGCAGCGGCGCCCGCGCGAGGTGGCCGCGCGAGGCGCCGACGGCAACGCAATACCGCTTGAGTTCGTGATGTCGACGATGAGCTCGACCAACGGCGTGACCTACCTCGCGGTGCTTCGAAACATCGCGGAGCGCAAACAGGCAGAACGGGAACTGGCGGCCTATACGCTGGAGCTCAAGCACTACCACGACGAAGCCGAGCGCGAGAACGAGCTCGCACTCGAAATTCTGGAACGCCAGATCCGTCGCGGGGGCCTCGACGCCACGCAGGTTGCGCACCGCGTGGTGCCGGCGCAGCGGTTTTCCGGCGATATCGTGATTGCACAGCGCGCGCCGGACGGTCGCATCTTCGCCCTGCTGGCTGACGCCACCGGCCACGGGCTGGGCGCAGCAGTCAGTGTGCTGCCCGCGGTGTCCGAGTTCTACCGCGTGGTGGCGAGTTCGCCGACACCGGGCGAACTCGTGGTGCAACTCAACAGCGTGCTGCAGGAATCCCTGCCGATCGGCCGATTCGTGGCGGCATCGCTGGTCTGCATCGACACCATCCAGCGGCTCGCGCATGTGTGGGTGGGCGGCACGCCGGATGTGCTCAAGGTCGGCGCAGACGGGCGCGTCGTGGAGCGCTTTTCATCGACGGCCTTGCCGCTTGGAATCGACACGCTGTCGCCCGAGGATGCGCAGTGCGCGGTGTGCACGATGGAGCCCGGCTCGCAGATGCTGATCTTTTCCGACGGGCTGCTCGAGGCGGTTGGCGAGTCCGGCGCGCATTTCGGCTATGAAGGCATCGAGGCTGCACTGCGCGAATCGGCGCCGGATGCGCGCCTGGCGGCGCTTGAGCGCGACATCGCACGCCACTGTGGCGGGCAATCGCCGCACGACGATGTGTCGATGATGCTGATCGGCGTGGAGGATTGA